From the Mesosutterella faecium genome, the window GGTCACATCGCTGATGAACCCGGCGCTGGTTTCCATGCCGTATTCATCGTAAAGAAATCCTTGGATCTCCCGTGTCGTCAGGCCTCGGGCATAAAGAGCCAGGATCTTCTAGTCGAAACCATCGAGCGTCCTCTTGTGCTTAAGGGACGATCCGGGGAGTGAAGCGTCCTTTGCGATCCCGGGGCACGTCCACATGGATATTTCCAAGCTTGGGAGACCTCAGAGTTTTGGAGCTGTGCCCGTTGCGTTCATTGTCGCCCGAGCTTGCCTGGCCCTTTTCATAACCCAGGTGATGGGTCATCTCGCCATCAAGCATTTTCGTCAGCAGTCGGCCAAGCAGGTGGGGCATGAGATTATCCATCTCGTCGGCGGATCGGATTTCCCGGCCGGACTCTTTCAAGTCATTCAGAATCTGTTCGGCGTACTTGTCAAAAGGATCGGGTTTTCGTTTCATGTTGGGGTTCTCCAAGAGGCATTGTCTCAGAGCGCCCACAAAATTCTTTACACCCTCAATCCACCTAATAGCACCGTTACTTCCAATCCCGGATGTGCTTCAATAAACGGTTTAAGAATTGTCTCAAACCCATAGCACCATCCACAATAGCTGTCAAAAATATAATACGCCTTCATCTAAATACCGCTTTTCTGATTTCTGTCCTGGTCACAGGCTTCTCATGCTATCTCTTCGCATCCGCAATCGCTCTTCTCCCTGTTCGTCTGCACCCTGTTTGAGCATCGCCAGTATCTTCTCTTTGTCATCCGGAAGCTGTCCATATACCGGCATCATATTGGAGACGTTCGTTGCATCCAGCAGCGTGTGGATTTTAAGCGTCTTCACAAAGGTATATAGTTCCTGTATCTTTTCTGTCTCTGTAGCTTCTACAAACTCACCCCTTCTCACTTCTTCCATAAGCGGAGTATCAGGGAAGATCGAGAGCCCGGAAGCCAGTACCCTGACAGGCGACAGATGATTTAACACTTCTGCTGTTTTGATGGCATGCCCCATACCATAATCATGGCCTCCCAGTCCGTATAAGAAGATGACGGAATAATGCATTCCTGCTTCATCCAGCTTGGAGAGCTGCTCTACGATATCACTTCCATGATAACCCTTATTCATCTTATCGAGAACAGCATCATCCCCCGACTCGATTCCGAATACGATCACGTCATATCCCATTTCTTTCAGTGACTTAAGCTGCTCCACAGACTTGTTCTTTACGCTGTCAACCCGGCCATATCCACCAACGGAAACGCCCCAGGGCAGGTATTCTTTGATCAAGTCCATGATTCTTTTAAGTCTGCCGTAGCTCAGCAGCAACGGGTCCGCTCCCTGCAGAAAAATCCGATTTACCTTCCATCCGGAATCTCTTATTTCCTGAAGATCCTCCCGTATCTCCCTCTCAGGAGATACAGCAAACGGTGCTTCCTTGTAAAAGGTACAGAAGCGGCACTTGTTATGCGAGCAACCTGACGTTACTTGTAAAAAACAGGAACCTGCCTCATAGGGCGGTCTGACAATTCCACATGAAAAATGCATAGAAATTTCTCCTTGTTTCTTTATATCCTTATATCTCGTTTTGTCGATATATAAAGCCTTAAATTAAACGGGATTCTCATCCCGCCTAATTTATGCACAACTTAAATTTCGTGTCCGAAGTAGTCTGACAGTGCAGTCAACATCTCTTCATTCCGTCTGTAATATGTCCACTTCCCATGCCTTTCGGAAAGAAGCAGACCCGCCTTTTGCAGCATATCAAGATAATGAGATACGGTCGACTGTGATATACCGGCCCTGTCGCGGATGCTTCCAACACACACTCCGCCCTTCAGATCCACCGCATCGTCAAAATGTCCTCCCTGCGGTGGAAAGTTTTTCTCCGGTTCCTTCAACCACTCAATAATGCTGAGCCGTGTTTCATTTGACAGCGCTTTAAAAATTTCAATCTTATCCATGCATCTATTATATCCATTATTCGCGATATGTCAATAGTTTTGAGAAAACTAGTAAGCCCCCAGGGCCACCAGCAGCAGGCCGCAGGCCAGCTGGGCAAACAGGTACCCCAGTTGAAGGAGCGCTAGCGACGCGCAAAATGTAGTGAGTCGTTTCCCCTTTAGGGGGCAATACTTATAAAGTCAGCGTTACGGGATTTACTTTCAGTATCATACGTTATGAGGCAACAATTAGGTCTATTGTTTGATAGATATTCTTAATTAGATGAATTTAAAGTAAATATTCAATATTACATCGCTAAAACGGCTATGGAAATAACTTCATTTCCGGCCTGTTTTATGTATCTGGCAACTTGAATCGAATGTATGCCGATTGTGAAACGTTAAAAATCAATTAGTTTCACAAGATAATCTTTTCGTTTCATGTGTTTTCCTGTACAAATGAGGGAAACAGAGTTGGAAATGAATTCATTTCCGGGATGTTTTAAGGAGATGTTTTCTTAATTTTGTTTTATTATCAATGAATTAGAATTAACCATCAAGCAAGTATCCTATCTGTCGGCCCGGAGAGATAGCGCATATCCCGCATGCCGCGGGCCGTAAGGTCTTCGTTCGCCGCGTCAATCGATTCCTTCATCAGGGCAAGATAGGCCTGATAGGCTTCCTCCTCGCTGAAATCTTCGCGGTTAAGGGCCTGATAGAGGTCGTAGCGAAGCCGTGCCTCGGTCTGCTGCTCTTCAGCCACAAACAGCCGGTCAAACATCCGGCGGACATCGTCGCTCATCTGAGAGCCCGGAACCGCTGTCATAAAACCGTAGATCGCTTTAAGCCAGTTGGCGAAACGACGGAAAAGCGACTGAAGCCCAGCGCTCGGAGCCCGGCCATCCTTGAGATACTGCTCGAAGGTGCGGGCGAAACGCTCCTCGGCCGGACGGCGCTCTTCTATCGAAGCACCGACAAAAGTCTTCAGCGAATCGTACCCCAGCCACTTCACGGCATCTTCAACCGCAGAAACCAGATGCTTCTGACTGTCGGTCAGTGTCTCCAGATTCTTCAGCTGGAGAGCCAGCCCTACCCGGGCGCCAAGGAACCAGTGCCCAGTCTCGTGGAGGAACGTAGACCGATCCGCATTAGCCCAGAGCAGGATAGACCGAGCCGTGGGGAAATACTCGCCCTTGGAGAGCTCGTTGGGATTCTGCTCCTTGACAGATTCAGGAGTTGATTTATCATTGGAATTAAGAGCTTCGCGCGGGGATGAAGAGCCAGAGTCCCCATCAACTGTCCGACTTGGACTTGGAATCTTGTC encodes:
- a CDS encoding radical SAM protein, whose amino-acid sequence is MHFSCGIVRPPYEAGSCFLQVTSGCSHNKCRFCTFYKEAPFAVSPEREIREDLQEIRDSGWKVNRIFLQGADPLLLSYGRLKRIMDLIKEYLPWGVSVGGYGRVDSVKNKSVEQLKSLKEMGYDVIVFGIESGDDAVLDKMNKGYHGSDIVEQLSKLDEAGMHYSVIFLYGLGGHDYGMGHAIKTAEVLNHLSPVRVLASGLSIFPDTPLMEEVRRGEFVEATETEKIQELYTFVKTLKIHTLLDATNVSNMMPVYGQLPDDKEKILAMLKQGADEQGEERLRMRRDSMRSL
- a CDS encoding ArsR/SmtB family transcription factor, with translation MDKIEIFKALSNETRLSIIEWLKEPEKNFPPQGGHFDDAVDLKGGVCVGSIRDRAGISQSTVSHYLDMLQKAGLLLSERHGKWTYYRRNEEMLTALSDYFGHEI